A DNA window from Christiangramia salexigens contains the following coding sequences:
- a CDS encoding vWA domain-containing protein, with protein MFANFTFENPEFFWLFLLLPLAIAWYFWKKNKQTAELRISSTKGFKVKSGLLPKLRPVLFVLRLLSLALIITAMARPRTVDVSTKTSSTKGIDIVMAIDVSASMLARDLQPNRLDALKGVAEEFIKDRPGDRIGLVVYAGESFTKTPITSDKSIVLDALNDIEYNNILENGTAIGSGLATAVNRLKDSEAESKVIILLTDGVNNSGFIDPNTASELAVEFGIKVYTIGVGSNGTALSPVAILPNGRFQFGNIQVEIDEALLKEIAASTGGKYFRATNNEKLESIYEEIDSLEKTEIEEFKYYNYDEKFRPLVLLAGGLLLLEILLRLTIFRSFI; from the coding sequence ATGTTTGCAAATTTCACCTTTGAAAATCCTGAGTTCTTTTGGTTGTTTTTACTACTTCCATTGGCCATAGCATGGTATTTCTGGAAAAAGAACAAACAAACTGCAGAGCTAAGGATCTCAAGCACCAAAGGGTTTAAAGTGAAGTCTGGTTTGCTTCCTAAATTACGACCTGTTCTGTTTGTGTTGAGATTGCTAAGTCTGGCATTGATCATTACTGCGATGGCGAGACCCCGTACCGTGGATGTTTCTACGAAGACCAGCAGTACAAAAGGGATAGATATAGTGATGGCCATAGATGTTTCTGCAAGTATGCTTGCGAGAGATCTACAGCCTAACAGACTGGATGCTCTAAAAGGGGTTGCCGAAGAATTCATTAAAGATCGGCCGGGAGACCGGATAGGTCTTGTGGTGTATGCGGGAGAAAGCTTTACAAAAACACCTATTACGAGTGATAAATCTATAGTTCTGGATGCGCTAAACGATATAGAGTATAATAACATTCTTGAAAATGGTACAGCGATAGGGTCTGGACTTGCTACAGCAGTTAATCGTCTTAAGGATAGCGAGGCAGAAAGCAAGGTGATCATATTGCTAACCGATGGAGTTAATAACTCCGGTTTCATTGATCCTAATACAGCTAGTGAACTGGCAGTGGAATTTGGAATTAAAGTGTATACCATAGGAGTGGGAAGTAACGGAACTGCCTTATCTCCAGTGGCCATCCTACCAAATGGAAGATTCCAATTTGGGAATATACAGGTGGAAATCGACGAAGCTTTATTAAAGGAAATAGCGGCCTCTACAGGTGGAAAATATTTCAGAGCGACAAATAATGAAAAACTGGAATCTATCTATGAGGAGATTGATTCCCTGGAGAAGACAGAAATAGAAGAGTTCAAGTATTATAATTACGATGAAAAATTCAGGCCACTGGTTTTGCTTGCCGGTGGGTTATTATTGCTGGAGATCTTGTTAAGGCTAACAATATTCAGAAGTTTTATTTAA
- a CDS encoding BatD family protein: MKEKNNTKYSNFDISGLLGFLFFICLVFSGSTVNAQENVNAKVDTTSIKIGEQIRYKIDVSANSDQLVVFPEGNTFSPLELLDTSDVDTISKSGNYRLLKEYFLTQFDSGKYVIPRQEILIENKTYYTDSIPVEVRDVVVDTTKQKLYPIKPSVEVSSGFNFPVWLWWILGVGLIAALVGYFLIRRKKKAETEPELPPYEQAMAELQKLDSSQLLEKREIKEYYSQLSFSVRKYLDRKIYDHGLESTTNELILYLETQRTEGKLNLSDETIRNFQKILQRADLAKFANSKPDIITAKEDRTKSQQIIEELRESVPEPTEEELQKDKAFLEEQAKKKQKRRIIIGVLTGVAILIIGISVLIATKGITYVKDTYLGHPTKELLEGDWIRSEYGNPPVLVTTPKVLVRGEMDMPQEVEQMMAGSETFMYGSLLSNFYTTLSTIKFKGEVNFDLKKAVDGIYTNLENQGARNIIMKQEDFTTINGAKGLKVFGSLEVENPVTGEVIPNEYVILNFAEKGGFEQVIVIFNENDQYAQEISNRIINSVELINLED, from the coding sequence ATGAAGGAAAAGAATAACACTAAATATTCTAATTTCGATATCTCAGGATTGCTGGGATTTCTGTTTTTTATATGCCTTGTCTTTTCCGGAAGCACAGTAAATGCTCAGGAAAATGTAAATGCGAAAGTAGACACAACCAGCATTAAAATAGGCGAGCAGATCCGTTATAAGATCGATGTATCTGCAAACTCAGATCAATTGGTGGTTTTCCCGGAAGGAAATACCTTTTCTCCTTTGGAATTACTCGATACTTCAGATGTGGATACTATCTCCAAGAGCGGAAATTACCGGTTGCTGAAGGAATATTTTTTAACCCAATTCGATTCAGGTAAATATGTGATCCCGAGGCAGGAAATCCTTATAGAGAACAAGACGTACTATACAGATTCCATTCCTGTTGAAGTTAGAGATGTGGTTGTAGATACGACTAAACAGAAATTATATCCCATAAAACCTTCTGTTGAGGTGTCTTCTGGTTTTAATTTTCCGGTTTGGTTGTGGTGGATCCTTGGAGTGGGATTGATTGCTGCCTTAGTAGGCTATTTTTTGATACGTAGGAAGAAAAAAGCAGAAACCGAACCCGAATTGCCTCCATATGAACAAGCGATGGCTGAACTCCAGAAGTTGGATAGCTCACAATTGCTTGAAAAAAGGGAGATAAAGGAATACTACTCTCAACTTAGTTTTTCGGTTCGTAAATATCTGGACAGGAAAATTTATGATCATGGTCTGGAGAGTACTACTAATGAGTTGATACTATATCTCGAAACTCAGAGAACTGAAGGGAAGTTAAATTTAAGTGATGAAACGATCCGTAATTTTCAGAAGATCCTTCAGAGAGCGGATCTTGCGAAATTTGCCAATTCCAAACCCGATATTATAACGGCTAAAGAGGACCGTACTAAGTCTCAACAGATCATAGAAGAACTAAGAGAATCGGTTCCTGAACCAACAGAAGAAGAATTGCAAAAGGATAAGGCATTTCTTGAAGAACAGGCGAAGAAAAAGCAGAAAAGAAGAATAATTATTGGTGTGCTTACCGGGGTTGCGATACTAATTATAGGAATTTCGGTATTGATAGCCACAAAAGGGATTACCTATGTTAAGGACACCTATCTGGGGCATCCTACCAAAGAATTGCTGGAAGGTGATTGGATAAGAAGTGAATACGGAAATCCACCGGTATTGGTCACCACTCCCAAGGTTCTGGTAAGAGGTGAAATGGATATGCCACAGGAGGTAGAGCAAATGATGGCCGGTTCAGAAACCTTTATGTACGGCAGTTTGTTAAGTAATTTCTACACAACTTTAAGCACTATTAAATTTAAGGGAGAGGTAAACTTTGACCTTAAAAAGGCTGTAGATGGGATCTACACGAATCTGGAAAATCAGGGAGCAAGGAATATTATAATGAAACAGGAAGATTTTACCACCATTAATGGAGCCAAGGGCTTGAAGGTTTTTGGTAGTCTCGAGGTTGAAAACCCGGTTACTGGTGAAGTTATTCCTAATGAATACGTCATCCTTAATTTTGCAGAGAAGGGAGGATTTGAGCAGGTTATCGTCATTTTTAATGAAAATGATCAGTATGCTCAGGAGATCTCAAATAGGATCATAAATTCAGTAGAACTTATTAACCTGGAAGACTAA
- a CDS encoding tetratricopeptide repeat protein: MKNQLNFRNGILSGLLTVLFFASGLAQDKPEKMLQESNEYIAEAQEAQAEDNFALAEAAYRKAISKDPSNTTAKYNMGNLYYGKEKSQNAEARLKQAAKVAATKEEKHRIYHNLGNSYMQQKNYQEAVNAFKDALRNDPSDDETRYNLALAKKMLEKEKQNQDQDDQENKGGGEDEQEKKDQEQKDQNDDGKGGDDKDQNQKPKDEGENKKDKKEGDQNEDKEKEEGEQKKQNEGKGDKEKQQQQMPAQGQLSPQQIKSLLEAMNNEEKKVQDKINAEKAKGVKVRSEKDW, from the coding sequence ATGAAGAATCAGCTTAACTTTCGAAATGGAATATTGTCGGGTCTCCTGACAGTACTGTTTTTTGCTTCCGGCCTGGCTCAGGATAAACCTGAAAAGATGCTTCAGGAATCTAATGAATATATTGCCGAAGCTCAGGAGGCTCAAGCCGAAGATAATTTTGCATTAGCTGAAGCTGCCTATCGTAAGGCTATTTCCAAAGATCCTTCAAATACAACTGCGAAATACAATATGGGAAACCTTTACTATGGAAAGGAAAAGTCTCAAAATGCTGAAGCGCGGTTAAAGCAGGCTGCTAAAGTGGCTGCAACAAAAGAAGAAAAACATCGTATATATCATAACCTTGGGAATTCATATATGCAGCAAAAAAACTATCAGGAAGCTGTAAATGCCTTCAAGGATGCCCTAAGAAATGATCCTTCTGACGATGAAACCAGGTATAATCTTGCTCTGGCCAAGAAGATGCTCGAAAAAGAGAAGCAAAATCAGGATCAGGATGACCAGGAGAATAAAGGCGGCGGTGAAGACGAGCAAGAGAAAAAAGATCAGGAGCAAAAGGATCAAAATGATGATGGTAAGGGCGGGGATGACAAAGATCAGAACCAAAAGCCTAAGGATGAAGGGGAAAATAAGAAGGATAAAAAAGAAGGCGACCAGAACGAAGATAAAGAGAAAGAAGAAGGAGAACAGAAAAAGCAAAATGAGGGAAAAGGTGATAAAGAGAAACAGCAGCAACAAATGCCGGCACAGGGACAACTTTCTCCTCAGCAAATAAAGAGTTTACTGGAGGCCATGAATAATGAAGAAAAGAAAGTTCAGGATAAAATAAATGCTGAAAAGGCCAAAGGTGTCAAGGTAAGATCTGAAAAAGATTGGTAG
- a CDS encoding AAA family ATPase, with the protein MMENDSSVDIASINEKIEKESAFVDILTREMNKVIVGQKHMVERLLIGLLGQGHILLEGVPGLAKTLAINTLSQAVHGSFSRVQFTPDLLPADVVGTLIYNMKENDFSIKKGPIFANFVLADEINRAPAKVQSALLEAMQEKQVTIGDETFKLDKPFLVMATQNPVEQEGTYPLPEAQVDRFMLKTVIKYPQMDEEQLIIRANLKGGFEKVNPVVSLEQILKAQSAVRDVYMDEKIERYILDIIFATRNPEKYNLEDIKPLISFGASPRGSINLAIASKCYAFIKRRGYVVPEDVRAVVHDVLRHRIGLTYEAEAENITSEDLVNKIVNEIEVP; encoded by the coding sequence ATGATGGAAAACGATTCATCGGTTGATATCGCAAGTATTAACGAAAAAATAGAGAAAGAAAGCGCTTTTGTAGACATTTTAACCCGTGAAATGAACAAGGTCATCGTGGGGCAAAAGCACATGGTAGAGCGTTTGTTGATCGGTTTACTCGGGCAGGGGCATATACTTTTAGAAGGTGTTCCCGGTCTTGCAAAGACCCTTGCTATTAATACCCTGTCTCAGGCTGTACACGGAAGTTTTAGCCGTGTTCAGTTTACGCCAGATCTATTACCTGCCGATGTTGTTGGTACCCTGATCTATAATATGAAAGAAAATGATTTCAGCATTAAGAAAGGGCCGATCTTTGCAAATTTTGTGCTGGCAGATGAGATCAACAGAGCACCGGCAAAAGTGCAGTCAGCCTTACTTGAGGCAATGCAGGAAAAGCAGGTGACCATTGGTGATGAAACCTTTAAACTGGATAAACCATTCCTCGTAATGGCCACTCAGAACCCTGTTGAGCAGGAAGGAACCTACCCATTGCCAGAAGCCCAGGTGGACCGTTTCATGCTTAAAACCGTGATAAAATATCCTCAAATGGACGAGGAACAACTTATTATCAGGGCTAATTTAAAAGGAGGTTTTGAAAAGGTGAATCCTGTTGTAAGCCTTGAGCAGATCTTAAAAGCTCAAAGTGCAGTTCGCGATGTATATATGGATGAAAAGATCGAAAGGTATATCCTGGATATCATCTTTGCGACCAGGAATCCTGAAAAATATAATCTTGAAGATATAAAACCTCTTATAAGCTTTGGGGCTTCACCAAGGGGTAGTATCAATCTTGCAATAGCTTCAAAATGTTATGCGTTTATTAAACGTCGCGGGTATGTTGTCCCGGAAGATGTAAGAGCCGTAGTGCACGATGTTCTAAGACACAGGATCGGACTAACTTATGAGGCAGAAGCTGAAAATATAACTTCAGAAGATCTTGTGAATAAGATCGTGAATGAAATTGAAGTGCCATAA
- a CDS encoding vWA domain-containing protein, with protein sequence MVVLEEKIWFWLLLVIPVIVVLFLVFLYWQKRTRRKFASPELLKFLAPNRSRSKSILKLVLIILALSSLVVALVNPKMGTKMETVKREGVDIVFAIDVSKSMDAEDIAPNRLEKSKQLVSQILNNLGSDRVGIIAYAGGAFPQLPITTDFSSAKMFLQALNTDMISSQGTAISDAIELATTYYDDDEQTNRVLFIISDGEDHEGNVEDIAKQAAEKGIRIFTIGVGTQKGGPIPVKRNGVIQNYKKDRQGETVITKLNAQTLEEIASAANGSYIEGNVTANVTEQVQGELQNIEKTEFEAKQFADFQSHFQWFLALALALLFLDIFVLERSTAWLKKLNLFNERKNNGGNEESA encoded by the coding sequence ATGGTAGTACTGGAAGAAAAAATATGGTTTTGGTTGTTGCTGGTAATTCCGGTAATCGTGGTGCTGTTCCTGGTTTTTCTTTATTGGCAAAAAAGGACCAGGCGAAAGTTTGCAAGTCCTGAACTTTTAAAATTTTTAGCACCTAACCGCTCCAGATCTAAATCAATTTTAAAACTGGTGCTCATAATCCTGGCCTTAAGCAGCCTGGTAGTTGCTCTAGTTAACCCGAAAATGGGAACTAAAATGGAAACGGTTAAGCGCGAGGGTGTGGATATCGTTTTTGCGATAGATGTTTCCAAGAGTATGGACGCAGAGGATATTGCTCCAAACCGACTTGAGAAGTCAAAACAACTGGTTAGTCAGATACTTAATAATTTGGGGAGCGACCGGGTTGGTATAATTGCCTATGCTGGAGGCGCTTTTCCGCAGTTACCTATTACTACAGATTTCTCTTCTGCAAAAATGTTTCTGCAGGCTTTAAATACCGATATGATCTCCTCTCAGGGAACGGCTATTAGCGATGCGATAGAGCTTGCGACCACCTATTATGACGATGATGAGCAGACGAATCGCGTGCTGTTTATAATAAGTGACGGGGAAGATCATGAAGGGAATGTTGAAGATATCGCTAAGCAGGCAGCAGAAAAAGGGATAAGGATCTTTACCATTGGAGTTGGGACGCAAAAAGGTGGTCCAATTCCGGTTAAGAGGAACGGTGTGATACAGAACTATAAAAAGGACAGACAGGGTGAAACTGTTATCACTAAACTAAACGCTCAAACCCTGGAGGAGATCGCAAGTGCGGCGAACGGGAGTTATATAGAAGGGAATGTCACTGCCAATGTGACCGAGCAGGTACAGGGAGAATTACAGAATATTGAAAAGACTGAATTTGAAGCAAAACAGTTTGCCGATTTTCAATCGCATTTTCAATGGTTCCTTGCGCTCGCTTTGGCACTATTATTTCTTGATATCTTTGTACTTGAGCGAAGCACTGCCTGGTTAAAAAAACTTAATCTGTTCAACGAACGCAAGAATAATGGGGGAAATGAAGAATCAGCTTAA
- a CDS encoding DUF4382 domain-containing protein, whose amino-acid sequence MKYMKNITLKSAMIMMLVSLGLISCSDDDSTPNGGKSNLTVRMTDAPGDYDAVFVDVQDVMIHVESETELEGDEDGDGWVSVGNVEKGVYDLLELTGGVTQLLASTEVPSGFVSQIRLVLGSQNRVVINGESKPLNTPSAQQAGLKLQVNQEFEAGENYAFLLDFNVDESVVTTGNGSYNLKPVIRLSAKANAGTVIGSVEPANIQSLVVLKNSSTTISAYTDVDGDFSLNGVPAGTYKLTVIPEVASGLTNYVVNDVVVEANSTTELELITL is encoded by the coding sequence ATGAAGTACATGAAAAATATCACATTGAAAAGTGCAATGATTATGATGCTTGTCTCTTTAGGATTGATAAGCTGTAGCGATGATGACTCAACGCCTAATGGAGGGAAATCGAATTTAACCGTTAGAATGACCGATGCACCCGGTGATTATGATGCGGTGTTTGTGGATGTTCAGGATGTAATGATCCATGTGGAAAGTGAAACTGAACTTGAAGGTGACGAAGATGGAGATGGCTGGGTAAGCGTTGGAAACGTTGAAAAAGGGGTGTATGACCTTCTTGAGTTAACCGGTGGTGTTACTCAGTTGTTGGCTAGTACCGAAGTTCCATCTGGTTTTGTTAGTCAGATTAGACTTGTTCTGGGTTCTCAGAACAGAGTGGTTATTAATGGAGAGTCTAAACCATTAAATACTCCGAGTGCTCAGCAAGCAGGTTTAAAACTTCAGGTGAATCAGGAATTTGAAGCCGGTGAAAATTATGCTTTTTTACTGGATTTTAATGTTGACGAATCTGTTGTAACTACCGGAAATGGAAGTTATAATTTGAAGCCTGTGATAAGATTAAGTGCCAAAGCTAATGCAGGTACTGTAATAGGTTCAGTAGAACCTGCAAATATTCAGAGCCTTGTAGTGCTTAAGAATTCTTCTACGACAATTTCTGCGTATACCGATGTAGATGGAGATTTTTCATTGAACGGTGTGCCTGCTGGAACTTATAAATTAACGGTGATCCCTGAGGTTGCTTCAGGTTTGACCAATTACGTTGTGAACGATGTGGTGGTTGAAGCTAATAGTACCACAGAACTGGAGTTGATCACATTGTAA
- a CDS encoding DUF58 domain-containing protein has translation MDTKELLKKVRKIEIKTRRLSDHVFGGEYHSTFKGRGMTFSEVRQYQYGDDVRSIDWNVTARYNEPFVKVFEEERELTMMLMVDISGSEFFGTQQQLKKDMVTEIAATLAFSATQNNDKIGLMLFTDKIELYIPPKKGRSHVLRIIRELLEFKPESKRTDVAGALKYLSNVMKKKAIVFLLSDFMTDDYQRTLKIVAGRHDLTGIRVYDKMEENIPNLGIVQMMDEETGDYINVDTGSASVRKSYSDYYRGRLEYFQQSFSLSGAGVINNRTDESYVKKLLGYFKRRA, from the coding sequence ATGGATACAAAAGAACTCCTTAAAAAAGTACGAAAAATTGAGATCAAGACCCGAAGGCTGAGCGATCATGTCTTTGGCGGGGAATACCATTCTACTTTTAAGGGACGGGGAATGACCTTTAGTGAGGTAAGGCAATACCAGTATGGAGACGATGTTAGGAGTATAGACTGGAATGTGACAGCGAGGTACAATGAGCCATTTGTAAAGGTGTTTGAAGAAGAACGTGAACTAACCATGATGTTAATGGTGGATATATCAGGTTCAGAATTCTTCGGGACGCAGCAACAGCTCAAAAAAGATATGGTTACCGAGATCGCTGCTACCCTTGCATTTTCTGCCACTCAAAACAATGATAAGATCGGGTTGATGTTATTTACAGATAAGATAGAACTCTATATACCGCCAAAAAAAGGAAGGTCTCATGTTTTAAGAATTATAAGGGAGTTGCTTGAGTTTAAACCTGAATCCAAAAGAACGGATGTTGCCGGAGCCCTGAAATATCTGTCTAATGTGATGAAGAAAAAAGCGATAGTATTTCTGCTTTCCGATTTTATGACAGATGATTATCAGCGTACCCTGAAAATTGTGGCCGGCAGACATGATCTAACCGGGATAAGGGTATATGATAAAATGGAGGAGAATATTCCTAATCTTGGAATTGTGCAGATGATGGACGAGGAAACCGGTGACTACATCAATGTTGATACGGGATCTGCATCAGTGCGTAAGTCATACTCCGATTACTATAGGGGAAGGCTGGAATATTTTCAGCAAAGTTTCTCACTTAGCGGAGCGGGAGTAATAAATAACCGTACCGATGAAAGTTATGTGAAAAAGCTTTTAGGTTATTTTAAAAGAAGAGCTTAA
- a CDS encoding BatD family protein yields the protein MKLKYLILSFLLFTTGLIQAQVRFEAKVSREKLGINERLRVDFEMNEDGDNFKPPSFDGFTVVGGPNQRVSQSFINGKMEYSKSYSFYLQPQSRGKLTIGQAEIEIDDKIYKTSPLKVEVTAAVDKPTDGNNTELIAEDNLHLVAEISNGKPYLNEAITVVYKLYVSPRVSVSNWRELDSPKYNDFWSQNIDIQQLRVENGEYRGEPYRYVVLRKTILYPQKTGELNIEPLTLSIAVDVPSERRDIFGSRIYKTVNKTVAADNKKINVKPLPTDGKPANFTGAVGKFDFRVSADKNQLNAGESLQAKVEVRGKGNLKLFELPALTAPASLEMYDPERQENVNTNLNGMQGSISEAYTIVPSRKGKYPIPALSFSYFDPASETYKTQSSEEILINVDSGPLAGNQSGNNFPGVGKQKVALSGDQFRFIKLKTNLKAVDQDSFLGSFGFWIAVALPIAAIPLFIMFGKKREERANDIKGNRLRKADKLARKYLSEAKKNLGDQKEFYLALERSMHNYLKAKLRMQTAEMSKDRIRSILTERSVDDESIANFIGLLESCEFARYTPASSDAMKQDYDKAVNVISTLDKQL from the coding sequence ATGAAATTGAAGTATTTAATTTTAAGTTTTTTATTGTTTACTACAGGCCTTATACAGGCTCAGGTGCGTTTCGAAGCTAAAGTGAGCAGAGAAAAGCTGGGAATTAATGAACGGCTAAGAGTAGACTTTGAAATGAACGAAGACGGCGACAATTTTAAGCCGCCTTCTTTTGATGGTTTTACAGTGGTAGGTGGACCAAATCAAAGAGTAAGTCAGAGTTTTATCAATGGTAAAATGGAGTATTCTAAAAGCTACAGTTTTTACCTTCAGCCACAGTCGCGCGGCAAATTAACCATTGGTCAGGCCGAAATTGAGATAGATGATAAGATCTATAAGACCTCGCCCCTAAAAGTTGAGGTTACTGCCGCGGTAGATAAACCAACCGACGGAAATAATACAGAATTAATAGCGGAGGATAACCTTCATCTGGTGGCCGAAATTTCAAATGGGAAACCCTATTTGAATGAAGCTATTACAGTGGTTTATAAGTTATATGTAAGTCCCCGGGTAAGCGTGAGTAACTGGCGGGAACTTGATAGCCCAAAATACAATGATTTCTGGAGTCAGAATATAGACATTCAGCAATTAAGAGTGGAGAATGGAGAGTACCGGGGAGAGCCTTATCGCTATGTGGTTTTAAGAAAGACTATTTTATATCCGCAAAAAACGGGAGAGCTTAATATTGAGCCGCTTACCCTGTCTATAGCTGTAGATGTTCCCAGCGAACGAAGGGATATTTTTGGAAGCCGAATCTATAAAACCGTTAATAAAACGGTGGCTGCCGATAATAAAAAGATCAATGTAAAGCCGCTGCCAACAGATGGGAAACCGGCTAATTTCACCGGTGCTGTAGGAAAATTTGATTTTCGTGTTAGTGCAGATAAAAACCAATTGAATGCAGGAGAGAGTCTGCAGGCGAAAGTTGAAGTTAGAGGAAAAGGAAACTTAAAACTATTTGAACTACCCGCTCTTACTGCACCTGCTTCTTTAGAAATGTACGATCCCGAAAGACAGGAGAATGTGAATACCAACCTGAATGGAATGCAGGGAAGTATTTCTGAAGCCTATACTATAGTTCCATCACGAAAAGGGAAATATCCAATTCCTGCCTTGTCGTTTTCATATTTTGATCCTGCTTCAGAGACCTATAAAACACAAAGTTCAGAAGAAATTCTAATCAATGTGGATAGCGGTCCGCTTGCAGGAAATCAATCCGGAAATAATTTTCCAGGAGTTGGAAAGCAAAAGGTGGCGTTGAGTGGGGATCAATTCAGATTTATAAAACTTAAAACCAATCTAAAAGCCGTAGATCAGGATAGTTTCCTTGGATCTTTTGGATTCTGGATTGCCGTTGCACTTCCTATTGCTGCCATCCCGCTGTTTATAATGTTTGGGAAGAAAAGAGAGGAAAGGGCAAATGACATTAAAGGGAACAGGCTAAGAAAAGCTGATAAACTTGCACGTAAATATCTGTCTGAGGCTAAAAAGAATCTTGGTGATCAGAAAGAATTCTATTTGGCGCTGGAAAGGTCCATGCATAATTACCTTAAAGCAAAACTGCGAATGCAAACGGCCGAGATGAGCAAGGATAGAATAAGGAGCATACTTACCGAAAGATCTGTTGATGATGAAAGCATAGCGAATTTCATAGGACTTTTGGAAAGTTGTGAATTTGCGAGGTATACGCCAGCATCTTCCGATGCCATGAAACAGGATTATGATAAAGCTGTAAATGTAATATCCACTCTTGATAAACAGTTGTAA
- a CDS encoding SDR family NAD(P)-dependent oxidoreductase, with product MKTALITGATSGIGRATALRFAAEGFKLILCGRRTARLEDLKQKLAVENPVHILNFDVRNKDEVFKKIGGLPEQFRDIDVLINNAGNAHGLDPIQSGNVDDWDAMLDINVKGLLYVSKAVIPGMIEKASGHIINIGSTAGKEVYPNGNVYCASKYAVDALNQGMRIDLNGKGIRVGAVNPGLTQTEFSDVRFKGDSDKAKKVYQGFMALKPEDIADIIHFVVTRPYHINIADLTVMPTAQANSTTISRNN from the coding sequence ATGAAAACAGCCCTTATTACCGGAGCAACCAGCGGGATTGGCCGAGCCACAGCTTTACGTTTTGCTGCGGAAGGTTTTAAACTTATTTTATGCGGCAGAAGGACCGCACGTCTTGAAGACCTGAAACAAAAATTGGCTGTAGAAAATCCGGTACATATCCTCAACTTTGATGTGAGGAATAAAGATGAGGTATTTAAAAAGATTGGAGGTCTTCCGGAACAATTCAGGGACATCGATGTCTTAATAAACAATGCAGGAAATGCTCATGGCCTGGACCCCATCCAATCGGGAAATGTTGATGACTGGGACGCTATGCTAGATATTAATGTAAAAGGCCTGCTCTACGTTAGCAAAGCCGTGATTCCCGGAATGATAGAAAAAGCGTCGGGACATATTATAAATATTGGCTCTACGGCAGGAAAAGAGGTTTATCCAAATGGTAATGTTTATTGCGCCAGTAAATATGCCGTTGATGCTTTAAATCAAGGGATGCGAATAGACCTCAACGGAAAGGGAATTAGAGTAGGAGCAGTTAATCCGGGCTTAACACAAACTGAATTCAGCGATGTTAGGTTCAAGGGAGATTCAGATAAAGCTAAAAAAGTGTATCAGGGATTTATGGCTTTAAAACCTGAAGACATTGCCGATATTATTCATTTTGTTGTTACCCGACCTTATCATATCAATATTGCCGATCTCACTGTAATGCCTACCGCCCAGGCTAACAGCACCACTATTTCAAGGAATAACTAA